TGTTCTTCCGTCAACTTCAATCAAGAGCATAGCCGCGCTTGATGTATCCAATCCAAGTTTTGCGTATGCTTCCACCGCTTTGATGGTTGTGTTATCCAAAAACTCCATACACGACGGAAGAATTTTTGCGGCAATCGTATCGGAAACAGTTTTCGCTGCATCGTTCATTGTCGCGTATGAAACGAGCATTGTGTTTGTCGTATCAGGTTTCGGAACGAGTCGCAGCAAAATTTTCGTAAAGATGCAAAGAGTTCCCTCGCTTCCAACAAGGACTTCTTTCATATTATAACCTGCAACGTCTTTTATATTTTTCCCGCCGAGAAAAACTATTTCACCATTCGGTAAGACTACTTCCATTCCCATCACATAGTTTTTTGTAACGCCGTATTTGAGTCCGCGTAAACCACCAGCATTTTCCGCAACATTTCCTCCAAGCGTGCAAATCATACTGCTTCCCGGGTCGGGAGGATAGAGCAAACCTTTTTCTTCAACATGCGATTGAAATTGTCCCGTGATAACACCTGGTTGAACAAGCGCAGTTAAATTTTCTTCGTCAATTTCGAGAATGCGATTCCAATTATTCATAGCAAGCACAATACAATTTTCAGATGGCACTGAACCACCGCTTAATCCTGTTCCCGAGCCGCGCGGCACAACTCCGAAACGTTCTTCGTTTGCAAGTTTCATTATTGAAGAAATGTGTTCGGTTGATTTCGGAATAACAACTGCTTCAGGCATTTGTTGCTGAAAGTGTAATGCATTGTACGAATAGACAAACAATTCTTCGGGCGAAGTGAGAACGTTTTCTTTGCCGGTTATTTCCTGAAGTTTATTTATGAGTGTTGATTTCATTGATTACAGATTTTAGATATGCGATATGAGATATGAGATTTGAGGTTTGAGATTTGAGTTACATATAATTTTTTTTTGACGAATTAAAATACTCAACTACTAAACTTCTCATCTACTCGACTGCTTTCTTTTGAAATATTTTCCACGAATCAGAAGTTTCTGAAATTAGAATTCCCGTTACAATCAATGCTCCTCCGAACGCTCCAATGATGCCGATGTATTCGTTCAAAATAAAAAATGCTAATATCGCAGACAGGACGGGCTCAATAGAAAATATTACCGCGGCGCGTGTTGGAGTTGTATCCTTTTGATATTTCGTTTGCGTGTATGTACTCAATAATGTAGCGAGTAAACTTGTGTACGCTAACGATGTTATTGTAATTGAATTGAATTGAAACGAGATTTCTTCAAACAAGAATGAATAGAACAATGCACCAAATCCGACAACAGCAAACTGCATAAATGTTAATTGGAAAACATCTTCATCGGAATATACATCCAGATAAATTATGTAAAACGCATACACAACCGCACATACAATGGTGAGAAAATCTCCAACGTTAAATTCCGAACCTTCGGGTGAAGTAAGAAAAAACAAGCCAAGCGCAACAAAAACAACTCCGACTATATTTCCAATTTTCGGGAATTTGCGTTCAATAATAATTTGCAGTAACGGAGTAAACACGACAAGCATTCCCGTAAAGAATCCGGATTTCGATGCAGTCGTAATATTCAAACCAATTACCTGTGTTATGAAACCGACAAGTAAAAATCCGCCAAGTATCAGTCCTTTCCGTATTACTGTTTTTGAAAGAGGGAACGTTCGTGAATAAAACAAAGGAAGAAAAATTGTAAAGGCAATGAGAAAGCGAACGGCTGTATAAAACACCGGAGAAACAGCATTTAATCCAAGTTTGACTACGACAAATGTTCCTCCCCAAATGAACGATGTTGCGAATAAAATGAGTTCAGCTTTCTTCCGTGTATTCATTGAAACTATGGTATAAATATATCAAGGAAAAAAAATCCCACGCGAAATTTTTTGCGCAGGATTTTGTAAATGATAGAATACATTTCAATATTTCTCAAACAACTTTGCCCATTTTGATTCCTTCAACAAATCACGTTGGATTTTTTTTCCCTTGAAGGGCCACCAAAAATAATCGTGATAAGCATACGAGCCAAAAACAAAAATGTACACAAGCGGTGTATGAAAGAAAAGCCACTGTAATTTTTTAAGTGGACCAAACCAAATAAAATCTCCCGCCATACTTGCAAGATTATCGCCGACTTCTGTGAACTGAAAATTCACATTGGAAATATTTTCGCCTACGATTTCAATATCTCGAGGATTGCCAATTCCCAAGCCGCTTTCGTGAGCAAGGCGAATATACTTAATAGACATTGGGTCGAATCCCATCATCTTTGCGGCAATCGCATCAATCGCAACTTGGTCAGCGGATGCAAGAATGTAATCTTTCTCGACAGGAATCATTGTTCGCGGACCCGGACCGCTTCCGCATATTGTTCCGTCCATCACAGCAAAAATTCCAGAGTGAATTTCTTTTTGAATCGCAAGCAAATCCACAAGCGTTTCGTGAATCCACGTATGTGTGTAATGTCTGCGAGTATTGAGCAATCCACCGAAAGCATTTTTCATCGCGCCGGTTGTTGTCGTATAAATGTGAGTTTTCACGGTCGGTAAATGAACAATATTTTTTTCGATAAAATATTCGGGAATAAAAATTCCTTCAGGATAAATTTTATAGAGCGTGTGCATTTTCGCTTTCGGCTTCCATTCTATCCACTTTATCTGCTCGGGTAAAAAATTATATTTTTCTTCGATGCCATACTTTTTATACAGTTGTGAAAGTTTATTCAATTTTTCGCCACGATACGGGTCGGTAACTACCGTATTGTTGTGAACCGAAACCAAATCGTTGAATCCTTCGCTTCGCAACGATTGAATTACTCCTTCCATTTGCCAAGGAGTTGTGTTTGCGCTGAGATATGGAAAATGCCAACTGATATTGTCTTTCAAAATTGTCGTTGCATCTTTGGAAAGAAATGAAGATACGTCCGCCAATTTCATCAAGTGATGAATATCGGAAAGAACAGAATCGGGTTTTGTTTTTAGAACTGAAACTTTACTTTTGGCCATAAATTATAAAATAGACAGCTACCATCCAGAGCAAAAAATTAACAATCAACTGTTTATCTGTCATCATAACTTTTGTGGGATTTCCACCTTTATCTTTTTTGTGAACGAGAAAGAGGTAACGAAACATACCGAACAATACAAACGGAACAGTATAAATGAGATTTGTCGTCTGAAATTTTTGAACAGTTTCTTCTGAAAGAGTATAAAATGCGTAGGCAACAATGGTCGCTCCCGTAACAATACTTATCATCTGGTCAAGAAATGTAACGGAATATTGTTCTAATACCAATCTGTGGGCTTCAGCATTTTCATTCAATGTCGTCATTTCGTTTCTTCTTTTGTTAAAAACAAGAAAGAGTGATAATAAAAATGTACACAATAAAATCCATCCCGTAACAGGAACATTTATCAACGCCGCTCCACCGAGAACGCGCAACACAAAACCGAACGCGATGAGCATGACATCGAGAATAACGATGTGTTTGAGTTTCCATGAATAAAGAATATTGATTCCAACATACGATGCACAAATAATTCCAAACTGTTCTTTCAGCATAAATGCAAAACTTATGCTGCTAACCATTAACAAAATTGCTATGATGGAAACGACTTGTTTCGAAATTAATCCAGAAGGAATGGGGCGCTTATTTTTTTCCGGGTGGAGTTTATCTCGCTCAGCATCTGCAACATCATTGAATAAATAGACACTGCTGGAGAGAAATGAAAATGTTATAAATCCCAATATTGTTTGTATTACATCCTCTCGCACATTCAAATGCCTGGCAAATACTAACGGCGCAAACAAAAAGAAATTTTTTATCCACTGCTCGGGTCGAAGCGAAATGAAAATAGGGCGAAACATAGAATCGTTGTTTGTTATTAGTTATCTGTATTTGTTATTGAATTTTATGAAAGTCATTTTCCACAATGAACTAATAACAATTAACAAATAACGAACTCAAAACACAACCGCTTCTTCGTACACGCCAAACACTTCGGTGAGTTTGTTACACATCTCCCCTAACGTTACATAATTTTGCGTGCAAGAAATAAAATTGGGCATAAGATTTTTTCCATCTTCTGCGGCGCGTTTCAGTTCGCTTAATGATCGCTCAACATTTTCATTATTGCGAGATTGCCGAAGTTCTGCAATGCGTTTCTTCTGTTTGATTTCCACTTCTGGAGAAATAACGAGGATCGGAATATCAATCGCTTCTTCTTCCTCTACGAAATCATTTACGCCGACAATTATTTTTTCCTTCGCGTCGAGTTCCTGCTGATAACGATACGCGGCATCGGCAATTTCGCGTTGGAAAAATCCCACTTCAATTGCATGAATTACACCACCGAGCGCATCAATCTTTTCAAAATATGCTTCGGCTTCTTTTTCCATTTTATCCGTTAACGCTTCAACAAAATAACTTCCGCCAAGCGGGTCAATTGTGTTAATGACTCCGATTTCGTGTTCGATAATTTGTTGCGTTCTAAGTGCAATCTTCACTGCTTTTTCAGAAGGAAGCGCAAGCGTTTCATCCATTGAGTTTGTATGCAACGATTGTGTTCCTCCAAGAACTCCCGCAAGCGCTTGATATGCAGTGCGGACAATATTATTTTCCGGTTGCTGCGCTGTGAGAGAACATCCCGCAGTCTGAGTGTGAAATCGTAATGTCCACGAGCGAGGATTTTTTGCACCGTATTTATCACGCATTCTCTTTGCCCAAATTTTTCTTGCGGCGCGATACTTTGCAATCTCTTCAAAGAAATCCAAATGCGAGTTGAAGAAAAATGAAATGCGCGGCGCAAATTCATCCACATCCATTCCGCGCTCTATTCCCCATTCGATGTACGCAAATCCGTCGGCAAGCGTGAATGCAAGTTCTTGTGCCGCAGTCGAACCCGCTTCACGAATGTGATAACCGCTCACCGAAATAGGATTCCACTGCGGAACTTCGCGCGTGCAAAACTCCACCATATCCGTAACAATGCGCATTGATGGATTCGGCGGATAAATCCATTCTTTCTGCGCGATGTATTCTTTCAAAATATCCGTTTGAATTGTTCCGCGCAGTTCGGAAAGTTTCGCGCCTTGTTTCAATGCAACGGAAAAATAAAACGCAAGCATCATTGCCGCCGGTGCATTTATCGTCATTGAAGTAGAAATTTTGTTGAGTTGAATTCCTTTGAACAAAACTTCCATATCGGCAAGCGAAGCAATACTCACGCCGCAAATTCCAACTTCACCTTCCGATTGCGCATCATCGGGGTCGCGTCCCATCAACGTCGGCAAATCAAACGCAACGGAAAGTCCGTCTTGTCCGTGTTCGAGCAAATAATGATAGCGCGCGTTTGTATCTTCCGGCGTTCCGAAACCGGCAAACTGTCGAATCGTCCACGGCTTTCCGCGATACATTGTTGTATGTATTCCGCGTGTGTAAGGAAACTCGCCGGGAAATCCGATGTCGCGCGTGTAATCCAAATGCGTAACGTCATCGGGAGTGTAAAGCGTTTCAATCGGCTCGCCGGAAATGGTCGTGTATTTATGCGGAATGATTTTCGCTTTACGCGCTTTTTCCTGCCACACTTGTTTTTGAAACTCGTAATCGCCGTTGGTTGTCATAGTTGTTGTGAATTTGACTAATGAAAATGCGGGTGAAAAATACTTATTGTCAAGCGAATTGCCAATTCACCTGTGAATATAATAGAACACGGATGACGCCGATGAAACTGATTATCACTGTTTTTTTATCCGTATAAATCCGTCGCATCCGTGTCATCTGTGTTCTATTTACAAAATCCTCCCAAACTTTTTATCCAACTCGTGCAATGTAAGTTTCAACGTAATCGGTCTTCCGTGCGGACAAACGTGTGGGATTTGTGTTTGCGAAAGTTGTTCAAGAAGTGAACGCATTTCTTCGTATAATAATGCGTCGCCTTTTTTTATTGCCGCTTTACACGCAAACGTTTTTACCAATGCTTCACGCGCGTCAATTTTTACTGCAAATTCTTCTTTGAATTTATCCAGCACTTCACGAAAAATATTCGATTCTCTTCCGACACGAACATCACTCGGGATTCCTTCAATAACAAGCGTTGTCTTTCCAAAAAACTTTAATTGAAAACCGAGTTTTTCAAAATTCAATTGTTGCTCGCTGACAAGTATTGCATCGGCAGAAGTGAGTTCAAATGTCAAAGAAAAAAGTAATTGCTGCGAAGACGGAGCATTTGTTTCAAATAAGTACAAATATTTTTCGTAGAGAACTCGTTCGTGCGCCGCGTGTTGGTCTATTATTGTTATTCCATCGTTCGCTGCACAAAGAATGTATTGATTGTGAACTTGTTGAAGAGGAATTATTTCGCTTTTCGTTACAGAAGTTTGTTCAATTTCTTTTTCAATTGATGAAGAAGAAATCGTAGAAAGAAATTCTTTTGTAAAACTTAAAATACTTTGACGAGGAAACGAAAATTGTTGCGGCGGAGATTGAAGAAAAAAATCTCTTTTCGTTTCAGATGAAGTTTGCGAAAAACTACTTCGTATATCTGAATTCGTAAATAGTAATTCAGGAATCACTTCTCCATCACTCAACGTTTTCCTCACCGCAGAAAGAACGAGACGATACACGCCATTCTCATCATCAAACTTCACTTCCATTTTCGACGGATGAACGTTCACATCAACTTTCTTCATATCAATGTTGATGAACAAACAGAAAAACGGAAACGAACCTTTCTCCAGCATATTTTCATACCCTTGAAACACTGCGTGCGATAAATTCTTGCTTTGAATGATGCGTTTGTTCAAAAAGAAAAATTGCTCGCTTTGTGTTTTCAGAAAATATGTTGGTTTACCGATAAATCCTTCAACGGAAATTATTTCATTTCCTTCCGAAACAGGAAGAACATTTTTCGAAACCGATTCACCGAATAACGCATTCAATCGTTCGGGAAGTGTTTGAGAAGGAAGACTGAAAATTTTTTCGCCATCGCTAACAAAGAAAAATTTTACATTCGGAAAAGCAATTGCAATTCGCTGAACAACATTGACGATATGACGAAACTCCGTCGAATTCGATTTCAGAAAATTTTTTCGTGCGGGAGTATTGAAAAATAAATTCCGAACTGCAAGCCACGTTCCGATTTCTGTTGCAATTTTGGATTGTTCGGTAATAGTATTTCCATCAATCTTTACAAGCGTTCCGACATCGTTTTGATTTGTTCGCGTTCGCATCTCCACTTGTGCAACTGCAGAAACAGATGCAAGTGCTTCGCCGCGAAAACCAAATGAATGCAATTGTTCTAAATCTTCAAACGAAGAAATTTTACTCGTCGCGTGTCGTTGAAATGCAAGAAGCGCATCATCATCGCTCATTCCCATTCCATTATCAACAATTTGAATGAGCGACTTTCCGCCGTCTTTTATGATGATGTGAATTTCCGTTGCATCAGCATCGAGAGAATTTTCGAGAAGTTCTTTGACAACCGACGACGGACGATTGACAACTTCTCCTGCGGCAATTTTACTCGCAACGTGTTCGGGAAGGATTTTTATTGAGAAAGAATTCAATGAAGGAAAAAAATTATTGTGCCGTTCGAACTCCAATTCCGGGCAAATCCGAAAGAAAAAGTTTTCCTTCGATGTTCGAAACACCGAGAAACGGGTCGTTTGAAATTAAAATATTTCCGTCAAGGTCGCAATAATCAACAAGAGGTGAAAGTTGTGCTGCTGCAGAAATTCCAACCGAACTTTCAATCATACATCCGAGCATTACTTTCATTCCCAAAATTTTTTTTGCTGTATAAATTAAGTGAAGTGCATTTTTAAGTCCGCCGCATTTCATCAATTTCACATTGATACCATCAAAATATTCTTTCAACGCAGGGAGTTCGTGAACCGATGTGCAACTTTCATCTGCAATGATGGGAAGACGTGAACGACTTTTCAACCATAACATTCCAATATTATCTTTCGCTGGAAGTGGTTGTTCGATAAGTTCGACTCCGTGTTGCCGCATAAAACTAATTTTTTCCAACGCACGTTCTTTCGGAGACCAACCCTCATTCGCATCAACATACATAATTTTATCTGTTTCGGTGCGAATTGCGCTTATGATTTCTTCATCATTTTGAACGCCAACTTTAACTTTGAGAATCGGATAATCGCGTGCTTCGCGTACTTTTTGAATAATTTCATCTATGGTCCCTGCACCGATTGTAATTGAGGTTTTAGGTAAATTGTTCTTTCGAAATCCCCAAAGTTTCCAAAGAGGAATATTTAATCGTTTACCAATCCAATCATTGAGCGCAATATCAATCGCGGCTTTTCCAGCATAACTTCCCGGTGCTAATGCTTGCAAATATTTTTGAATATCCTCAACGACATAAGCAGAATCAAATTGCTCAAGATTTATTTTTTGAAAAAACTGAATTGTGGATTCGATAGTTTCGCCATATCGTTCTGAAGGAGATGCTTCACCAACTCCTGTGATTCCGTCGTGCTCTAATTCTACATATAAAACTTCCTGCACTGAACGCGAATTACGGGAAATCGTAAAAGTATGTTTGAGTTTCAGTTCCTTTTTGTAAAAAGAAAATTTCATGGTGTGTACTCTGTACCAACGAGTGCGTTGATAAATTGGTTAGCATCGAACTGCTGTAAATCATCAATCCTCTCTCCCACTCCAATATACTTGATAGGAATTTTCAATGTTTGGTGAATTGCAATTACAACACCACCTTTTGCTGTTCCGTCTAATTTTGTAAGAATCAAACCGTTCACATCAATTGCTAAAGAAAATTGTTTCGCTTGTTGTATTGCATTTTGTCCTGTTGTAGCATCGAGAACAAGCCAAACATCGTGCGGCGCTTCAGGCATAAGTTTTTTCATTACGCGTGAAATTTTTTTCAATTCTTCCATTAAATTGGTTTTGGTATGCAATCGTCCAGCTGTATCTACGAGAAGCACATCAATATTTTTTGCAATTGCCGATTGAAGCGCATCAAATGCAACGGCGGCAGGATCTGCTCCTTGCGCTTGCTGAATAATATTCACACCCGCGCGTTCCGCCCATATTGCCAGTTGCTCGTTTGCTGCTGCTCGAAATGTATCTGCTGCAGCGATGAGAACTTTTTTTCCATCTTGTGTAAAATTGTATGCAAGTTTCCCAATCGTTGTCGTTTTACCAACTCCGTTCACTCCGACAATCATTACTACGCGAATTTTTTCTTGATTTGAAATCGGATTTGATGTTTCGTTGATAAATACTTTTTGCAATTCATCGTTCAATAAAATGAAAACATCATTAGTAGTTTTATATCCTACTTCTTTTATTCGCAATCGTAATCCTTCGATAATTCTTTCCGTTGCATCAATACCAACATCAGCCGATAGCAAAATTTCTTCCAATTGTACAAGAAGTTCATCATCAATTGTTGATTTTGTTTGAATGATGTTTTTTACTTGCTGAACAATCGTATCGCGTGTTTTTGCAAGTCCTTCTTTTAACCGTGAAAATAATCCCATAGAAATTTTATGAAGTGCGGTGAATTGTTTCTAAAAAACGTTTCAAATATAAAACAAATGAGAAAACTAAAAGTACAGAACTAATGACGAGTAAAACAGTAAACAGTAGTGAGATTGTTTGCGGTTGAAAAAGCGAAACGAGAATAGTGCAAGCAACAACGACAACCGTCCATTTTCCTGTTTG
The sequence above is a segment of the Ignavibacteria bacterium genome. Coding sequences within it:
- a CDS encoding FAD-binding protein, which codes for MKSTLINKLQEITGKENVLTSPEELFVYSYNALHFQQQMPEAVVIPKSTEHISSIMKLANEERFGVVPRGSGTGLSGGSVPSENCIVLAMNNWNRILEIDEENLTALVQPGVITGQFQSHVEEKGLLYPPDPGSSMICTLGGNVAENAGGLRGLKYGVTKNYVMGMEVVLPNGEIVFLGGKNIKDVAGYNMKEVLVGSEGTLCIFTKILLRLVPKPDTTNTMLVSYATMNDAAKTVSDTIAAKILPSCMEFLDNTTIKAVEAYAKLGLDTSSAAMLLIEVDGRTSVVDDDAEKIKVLCAKNNATSVLFESESARAIKLRAARKSAYAALARSSPTVLSEDVAVPRSELAKMTEKIQALSKKNDITIGTFGHAGDGNLHPLTLTDENDKAYFARAEKTVEEIYDAALSLGGTITGEHGVGTAKRHVLEKAIGLPAVHMMNSLKQIFDPNNVLNPGKIFSPKIRCEGPLPRNREIIKDFEEKAWI
- a CDS encoding DUF362 domain-containing protein — translated: MAKSKVSVLKTKPDSVLSDIHHLMKLADVSSFLSKDATTILKDNISWHFPYLSANTTPWQMEGVIQSLRSEGFNDLVSVHNNTVVTDPYRGEKLNKLSQLYKKYGIEEKYNFLPEQIKWIEWKPKAKMHTLYKIYPEGIFIPEYFIEKNIVHLPTVKTHIYTTTTGAMKNAFGGLLNTRRHYTHTWIHETLVDLLAIQKEIHSGIFAVMDGTICGSGPGPRTMIPVEKDYILASADQVAIDAIAAKMMGFDPMSIKYIRLAHESGLGIGNPRDIEIVGENISNVNFQFTEVGDNLASMAGDFIWFGPLKKLQWLFFHTPLVYIFVFGSYAYHDYFWWPFKGKKIQRDLLKESKWAKLFEKY
- the mutL gene encoding DNA mismatch repair endonuclease MutL produces the protein MFRTSKENFFFRICPELEFERHNNFFPSLNSFSIKILPEHVASKIAAGEVVNRPSSVVKELLENSLDADATEIHIIIKDGGKSLIQIVDNGMGMSDDDALLAFQRHATSKISSFEDLEQLHSFGFRGEALASVSAVAQVEMRTRTNQNDVGTLVKIDGNTITEQSKIATEIGTWLAVRNLFFNTPARKNFLKSNSTEFRHIVNVVQRIAIAFPNVKFFFVSDGEKIFSLPSQTLPERLNALFGESVSKNVLPVSEGNEIISVEGFIGKPTYFLKTQSEQFFFLNKRIIQSKNLSHAVFQGYENMLEKGSFPFFCLFINIDMKKVDVNVHPSKMEVKFDDENGVYRLVLSAVRKTLSDGEVIPELLFTNSDIRSSFSQTSSETKRDFFLQSPPQQFSFPRQSILSFTKEFLSTISSSSIEKEIEQTSVTKSEIIPLQQVHNQYILCAANDGITIIDQHAAHERVLYEKYLYLFETNAPSSQQLLFSLTFELTSADAILVSEQQLNFEKLGFQLKFFGKTTLVIEGIPSDVRVGRESNIFREVLDKFKEEFAVKIDAREALVKTFACKAAIKKGDALLYEEMRSLLEQLSQTQIPHVCPHGRPITLKLTLHELDKKFGRIL
- the ftsY gene encoding signal recognition particle-docking protein FtsY, with the protein product MGLFSRLKEGLAKTRDTIVQQVKNIIQTKSTIDDELLVQLEEILLSADVGIDATERIIEGLRLRIKEVGYKTTNDVFILLNDELQKVFINETSNPISNQEKIRVVMIVGVNGVGKTTTIGKLAYNFTQDGKKVLIAAADTFRAAANEQLAIWAERAGVNIIQQAQGADPAAVAFDALQSAIAKNIDVLLVDTAGRLHTKTNLMEELKKISRVMKKLMPEAPHDVWLVLDATTGQNAIQQAKQFSLAIDVNGLILTKLDGTAKGGVVIAIHQTLKIPIKYIGVGERIDDLQQFDANQFINALVGTEYTP
- a CDS encoding DMT family transporter; its protein translation is MNTRKKAELILFATSFIWGGTFVVVKLGLNAVSPVFYTAVRFLIAFTIFLPLFYSRTFPLSKTVIRKGLILGGFLLVGFITQVIGLNITTASKSGFFTGMLVVFTPLLQIIIERKFPKIGNIVGVVFVALGLFFLTSPEGSEFNVGDFLTIVCAVVYAFYIIYLDVYSDEDVFQLTFMQFAVVGFGALFYSFLFEEISFQFNSITITSLAYTSLLATLLSTYTQTKYQKDTTPTRAAVIFSIEPVLSAILAFFILNEYIGIIGAFGGALIVTGILISETSDSWKIFQKKAVE
- a CDS encoding dipeptide epimerase — its product is MKFSFYKKELKLKHTFTISRNSRSVQEVLYVELEHDGITGVGEASPSERYGETIESTIQFFQKINLEQFDSAYVVEDIQKYLQALAPGSYAGKAAIDIALNDWIGKRLNIPLWKLWGFRKNNLPKTSITIGAGTIDEIIQKVREARDYPILKVKVGVQNDEEIISAIRTETDKIMYVDANEGWSPKERALEKISFMRQHGVELIEQPLPAKDNIGMLWLKSRSRLPIIADESCTSVHELPALKEYFDGINVKLMKCGGLKNALHLIYTAKKILGMKVMLGCMIESSVGISAAAQLSPLVDYCDLDGNILISNDPFLGVSNIEGKLFLSDLPGIGVRTAQ
- a CDS encoding decaprenyl-phosphate phosphoribosyltransferase, which translates into the protein MFRPIFISLRPEQWIKNFFLFAPLVFARHLNVREDVIQTILGFITFSFLSSSVYLFNDVADAERDKLHPEKNKRPIPSGLISKQVVSIIAILLMVSSISFAFMLKEQFGIICASYVGINILYSWKLKHIVILDVMLIAFGFVLRVLGGAALINVPVTGWILLCTFLLSLFLVFNKRRNEMTTLNENAEAHRLVLEQYSVTFLDQMISIVTGATIVAYAFYTLSEETVQKFQTTNLIYTVPFVLFGMFRYLFLVHKKDKGGNPTKVMMTDKQLIVNFLLWMVAVYFIIYGQK
- a CDS encoding methylmalonyl-CoA mutase: MTTNGDYEFQKQVWQEKARKAKIIPHKYTTISGEPIETLYTPDDVTHLDYTRDIGFPGEFPYTRGIHTTMYRGKPWTIRQFAGFGTPEDTNARYHYLLEHGQDGLSVAFDLPTLMGRDPDDAQSEGEVGICGVSIASLADMEVLFKGIQLNKISTSMTINAPAAMMLAFYFSVALKQGAKLSELRGTIQTDILKEYIAQKEWIYPPNPSMRIVTDMVEFCTREVPQWNPISVSGYHIREAGSTAAQELAFTLADGFAYIEWGIERGMDVDEFAPRISFFFNSHLDFFEEIAKYRAARKIWAKRMRDKYGAKNPRSWTLRFHTQTAGCSLTAQQPENNIVRTAYQALAGVLGGTQSLHTNSMDETLALPSEKAVKIALRTQQIIEHEIGVINTIDPLGGSYFVEALTDKMEKEAEAYFEKIDALGGVIHAIEVGFFQREIADAAYRYQQELDAKEKIIVGVNDFVEEEEAIDIPILVISPEVEIKQKKRIAELRQSRNNENVERSLSELKRAAEDGKNLMPNFISCTQNYVTLGEMCNKLTEVFGVYEEAVVF